One window from the genome of Osmerus mordax isolate fOsmMor3 chromosome 19, fOsmMor3.pri, whole genome shotgun sequence encodes:
- the LOC136962933 gene encoding carbohydrate-responsive element-binding protein-like: MSKVDRMSSGLSGQAKPNHVPDSESESDPEDHPPAFGSGPAVASILRTQVIHSGHFMVSSPHSDCTPRRRKSGATVGYDFDTVNRTWCQTYKFGPLSSGSLSIDPTLTRLFECMSLAYSGKLVSPKWKSFKGLRLLWRDKIRLNNGIWRAWFIQYVEKRKNPVCGFVTPLEGLEAESHHKPEAIVLEGSYWKRRIEVVIKEYHKWRIYHKKRLQKNKDGLLSMLQQGQICRAELEKWSSHMYKEPEATVEEAHMFDLDCFLSDISDTLFTMTQKPCPWASDRHNTYTSNADMIQPGLTPLHPNLDDFMDIPDIFMSYRGQPSEHTGYSDCEYFESLSSGAFVSVPPPVVPSPHLLINPHLTQPSLSSDSLSQPSSSNALPGTGFHQQPLASNMTFDPSNVASEAKFKGQQDYNEYHASGMVSGAMPYGHQSYPGAAISTATASLEPVASDSPFIYPPLCSKYGYHSTSSSTMASTVITHTASSMGGPGSDHQAHSYPTTGDMYPPSPCISQGYPSVGPAPSHASLPSLNAAHCFSAPQQGGVGSGRGKRKHKTPGPREPGPMSAGPRPSAPPQSSCLAKLLSSGKQERKPALEFDGTLVATKGHRSTSPNSRAGGSMAIGGPASQLKPGAPWPSMAPVLPLVLPPLLCQTSSRGQAGAQASMSRGSAVSALLTQGTAHTNTPLLIPKTEKLSPVQIYGTERTSLTDAQHISNPFASFLGPSGQTSPTSLLEKVSNPESPHSLPGQSKTETHKTESRRITHISAEQKRRFNIKMGFDTLHSLVTTLTSQPSIKISKATTLQKTAEYISKMQQDRSQLHDEAQRLREEILLLNSAINVCQQQLPATGVPITRQRFDYMREKFREYVRAQTLQNWKFWIFSIIIEPLFESYNGMVSTASVQDLCRTTLSWLDQHCSLPSLRPMVLSSLRLLSTSTSILTDPSLVPEQATQAVTRSHPAAAQDHSTHTLPRDSTQPM; the protein is encoded by the exons ATGTCAAAGGTTGACAGAATGTCCTCGGGGTTGTCAGGACAAGCAAAGCCGAACCACGTACCCGACTCGGAATCAGAATCGGACCCTGAGGATCACCCGCCTGCATTTGGTTCTGGACCAGCTGTTGCTTCTATTCTCCGTACACAGGTCATCCATAGCGGGCACTTCATGGTGTCCTCTCCGCACAGTGACTGCACTCCACGGAGGCGGAAAAGCGGAGCCACGGTGGGATATGATTTCGATACAGTGAACAGGACATGGTGTCAAACATACAAGTTCGGTCCGCTTAGTTCTGGAAGTCTGAGCATTGACCCAACGCTTACCCGGTTATTTGAGTGTATGTCACTGGCCTACAG TGGTAAACTTGTATCTCCAAAGTGGAAGTCTTTCAAGGGCCTTAGGTTACTGTGGAGGGATAAGATCCGTCTAAATAATGGAATCTGGAGGGCCTGGTTCATTCAGT atgtagagaagaggaagaacccTGTCTGTGGCTTTGTTACCCCTCTGGAGGGCTTGGAGGCAGAATCGCACCACAAACCTGAG GCTATTGTTTTAGAAGGAAGCTACTGGAAGCGCAGGATTGAGGTTGTAATCAAAGAATACCACAAGTGGAGGATATACCACAAGAAAAGG CTTCAGAAAAACAAGGATGGCCTTTTGTCAATGCTACAGCAG GGTCAGATCTGCCGGGCCGAGCTGGAGAAATGGTCCAGCCATATGTACAAGGAGCCGGAAGCAACAGTGGAAGAGGCCCACATGTTTGACCtggactgcttcctgtcagacatctCCGACACCCTGTTCACCATGACCCAGAAGCCATGCCCATGGGCCTCTGACCGCCACAACA CTTACACCAGCAACGCTGATATGATTCAGCCTGGCCTGACCCCCCTGCACCCTAACCTGGATGACTTCATGGATATCCCAG ATATCTTTATGAGCTACCGGGGTCAGCCGTCAGAGCACACTGGATATAGCGACTGTGAATACTTTGAAAGCTTGTCTTCTGGAGCTTTCGTCTCAGTGCCTCCGCCTGTGGTCCCCAGTCCTCATCTGCTCATCAACCCCCACCTGACTCAG CCCAGCCTGTCATCCGACAGCTTGTCTCAGCCCTCCTCGTCCAATGCCTTGCCAGGCACTGGTTTTCACCAGCAACCCCTGGCCTCTAACATGACCTTCGACCCCAGCAACGTGGCCTCCGAGGCCAAGTTCAAAGGTCAGCAGGACTACAATGAGTATCATGCCTCTGGCATGGTATCCGGGGCAATGCCCTATGGACACCAGTCTTACCCTGGTGCTGCCATCTCCACGGCAACCGCCAGCTTAGAGCCTGTCGCCTCAGACAGCCCTTTCATATACCCTCCTCTGTGTAGCAAGTACGGTTACCATTCCACCTCATCCAGCACTATGGCGTCCACGGTCATCACCCACACAGCCTCGTCCATGGGGGGTCCAGGGTCAGACCACCAGGCCCACAGCTACCCCACCACAGGGGACATGTACCCCCCAAGCCCCTGCATCTCTCAGGGATATCCCTCGGTAGGGCCCGCCCCGTCCCacgcctccctgccctctctcaaTGCGGCCCACTGCTTCTCAGCCCCTCAGCAGGGGGGCGTGGGGAGTGGCAGGGGGAAGCGCAAGCACAAGACCCCGGGGCCGAGAGAGCCCGGGCCCATGAGCGCTGGCCCCCGCCCCAGCGCTCCTCCCCAGAGCAGCTGCCTGGCTAAGCTGCTGTCGTCGGGCAAACAAGAAC GCAAACCAGCGCTGGAGTTTGATGGAACTTTGGTGGCAACAAAAGGACATAGGTCAACCTCTCCTAACTCCCGA GCAGGTGGCAGCATGGCCATAGGAGGGCCAGCGTCCCAGCTAAAGCCAGGAGCCCCCTGGCCCTCGATGGCCCCTGTACTCCCCCTggtcctcccccccctgctctgccAGACCTCCAGCCGGGGCCAGGCAGGAGCCCAGGCCAGCATGTCCCGGGGCTCTGCAGTGTCTGCCCTCCTCACTCAGGGCaccgcacacaccaacacacccctcctcatccccaagACAGAGAAGCTCTCCCCTGTACAGATATATGGCACTGAGAGGACCAGCTTAACCGATGCTCAACACATTTCAAATCCTTTCG CAAGTTTCTTAGGTCCCTCAGGCCAAACATCCCCCACCAGCCTCCTGGAGAAAGTATCCAATCCGGAGTCCCCACACTCCCTACCTGGCCAATCCAAGACAGAAACGCATAAG ACGGAGTCCAGGAGGATCACTCATATCTCTGCCGAGCAAAAGAGACGCTTCAACATCAAAATGGGATTTGACACCTTACACAGCCTTGTCACAACGCTGACCTCTCAGCCGAGTATAAAG ATCAGCAAGGCCACCACGCTGCAGAAGACGGCCGAGTACATCAGCAAGATGCAGCAGGACAGGAGCCAGCTGCACGACGAGGCccagagactgagggaggagatCCTGCTGCTCAACTCGGCCATCAA CGTGTGCCAGCAGCAGCTTCCTGCCACCGGTGTGCCAATCACGCGACAGCGTTTCGATTACATGAGGGAGAAGTTCCGCGAGTATGTCCGGGCCCAGACGCTGCAGAACTGGAAGTTCTGGATC TTCAGCATCATCATCGAGCCGCTGTTTGAGTCCTATAATGGGATGGTGTCTACCGCCAGCGTGCAGGACCTGTGCCGCACCACGTTGTCATGGCTGGACCaacactgctctctcccctcgttGAGACCCA TGGTCCTGAGTTCACTCCGGCTCCTCAGCACGTCCACGTCCATCCTGACAGACCCCAGCCTGGTCCCAGAGCAGGCCACCCAGGCTGTCACTCGGAGCCACCCCGCTGCAGCCCAggaccactccacacacaccctccccaggGACAGCACACAGCCCATGTGA